A segment of the Lentimicrobiaceae bacterium genome:
GCCATTTGAGAGCACCGATTATGCTTACATGACCACGCAAAGTGAAAACGATAGCACAACTCGCGTTACGTGGGCATTCAACGGTAAAATGAAGTATCCGATGAACATGATGCTGCTTTTTATGGATATGGAAGGGATGCTCGGAGGTGATTTGGAAAAAGGACTGGCCAATCTGAAAGGAATTATGGAGAAATAATACCTTGTAAGTATCTTTCGCTTCATGTAAAATAAGCCTGCCGGGCAATTTCTGGCAGGCTTATTTTTTTATTGGTTCTGGCAGAAGAGCTTGAAACCCAGCTGCAATTTAATTATGGTGCCAAATTTACCTGTCTTCATATTTGCGTTCACCTGAATCAAGCAACATGGACATATTATTGCTGTCAGGCGGTATTATGCTGTAAATGGCGCTGTTATAAGCATTGTAAGGATTAAATGCTAAATTAAAATCAATGACCATGCTCCCGTTTGCTGCTGCTTCAACCGGAACATAACGACCTGTAGCCGATGTTTCTTTGCCTGATGTAAGATCTGTAATTGGGATAAACAGCTGTTGACTTCCACTCTGAAATTCAGGGAGGTTGTTGTTTACAAATACATCCAGAGCGTATGATTTTCCTTCATAATTAAAGGTTGCTGTCCCATATTTAACCAATTCATATTTTCCACCGGCAGTGGTACGCATACTCACTTTTGTTTGGGCCGCAGCAGGCGCAAACTGCGCAATAATACGGTATTTGTATTCAACCGAAAAGTATTTGAGCCCCGTATATTTTTCAATTTGCGATGATGTCAGGGGTGTGGTTGCCGGATTGATTAACTGTTCGTTTCTCATCTCCCTGTAATTTTCAACCTGCTGGCTGTGTTGTTGAATTGTTTGCATATCTGTTTGAGCTTTAAGGTGATTACTTATAAATAGTCCCACCGTCAATGTCAGAATGATTGTTTTCATTTTCATTGGTCAGTTTTTTTGTGGTTAGGCATGGTAATTTGAATGAATGGATTGTAAAACCTTTGATTGATTGTCTTGTTACCTGTGCACCTTTTTGGGGCTTTTGCTCCAGGGTAACCATCTCTCAATTCAGTATTTTTTTGCCCTTTTATTCACAAAGATAGCTTATTATTTAGAAAGATTATAAATAAAGCTTATATTTGTGTTTCAGCCCAAACCCGAAAATGGAATGAGAAGGTTAATGCTTACATTGATTTATTCTGTATTAGTACTGTTCAATTCTGCGATTTGCAGTAGTGCTGATGCACAAAACAATGATATAGATAGCCTTTTCAGGATGTTTGAACTGAACAATGGGAATGCTATAGTTTTTGATAAACTGGATGCTGCCATTACCGGATTATTTCATAACGATACTGATAAAGCCATGAAACTTGCCGGCAAAATGCTTGGTTATGCCCGCAGGTCGAAAAATAATTATGCTGAGGTAAAAACAATGCTAAACATAGGCATTGCCTATGATTTAAAAGGGAATTATAAGTCGGCATTAAAGCAGTACAATGCAGCTTTGATTTTAGCTAAAAGTTACAAGCTTAAGAAGCTTGAGGGAGATATATATAATAACTTCAGCATTACCCAGGCAGTGATCGGAAATATGGAAGAGTCGGTTTCCAATGCGTTAAAGGCTATGGCAATATTTGAAGCAGAGAACGACAGTTCGCGCATGGCTAAAATATACAATAACCTTGGTTCCAGATATTCCGAAATGGGGTATTTGGATGAAGCACTTTCGTACTACCAAAAAGCGGCCTTATTTAACGAAAAACTAAATGATCAAAAGAAGCTCGCTTTTAACTATGGCAATATTGGATTGCTGCTGATTGAAAAGAAACAAAGTGAGAAAGCCCTTGAGTTTTTCAAAAAATCAATGATTCTTCAGGATACAGTAAGTGATAAGTATAATTATGCCATTGTATTGCATTATCTGTCACTCGCTTATCAGCAACTGGCGAAATTTGACCTGGCTTTAAAATATGAAGAACGTTCCTTTGAACTGGCTTCTGAAATTAACGACGATTTGGGGAAAATAACCAGTTTAAACGGATTGGCTTCCATCAATGCTCAAGTGGGGGAAAAGAGACGAGCCCTGCAGTATTATCAGCTATCAGCTAAAATTGCAGAGCAAATTGGCGCACGATATTATCTGATTAATATTTATGAATCTATCGCCGCTATTTATGCTGAGTTAAAATTGTATCGGGAAGCCTTTGTCTTTAATGAAAAATATACCGACCTCAAGGATTCAATTATGACCAGTGAAAAAGATAAGGCTGTTCAAAAAATCAAAGAGTATGAAAATCAGAAAACAAAGCAGGAAATAGAATTGTTAACTAAAGATTCGGAGATTCAGAAACTGAAGATCAGGCGACAGAAAATTTTAAGAAATTCTATTTCAGCGGTTGGAATTTTGATTCTGATGCTTGCTATCGGTTTATTGCACAGGTACAGATATGTGCGCAAAACAAGAAATGAGCTTTCCGAAAAAAATATCATTATCCATAAGGAGAAAGAACGTTCAGACGAATTATTGCTGAATATTTTGCCTGCTGAAACCGCTGAAGAACTAAAGAATAGCGGAAAATCAGCAGCCCGGCATTTTGAACAGGTAACGGTGATGTTTACTGATTTCAAGGGGTTTACATTCATGGCCGAGAAATTGTCTCCTCAGGCCCTGGTTGATGAAATAGATTTTTGTTTTCGGTATTTTGATCAGATTATGTCTAAATATCAGGTCGAAAAGATTAAAACTATTGGCGATGCCTATATGTGTGCAGGCGGGTTGCCAATTCCCAATACGACAAATCCACATGATGTTGTGATGGCGGCCATAGAAATTCAGCAGTTTATGGAAAAGCTAAGGGCGGAGAGAAAAAAAGAGAATAAACTGTTTTTTGAATTAAGAATAGGAATTAATACCGGACCGGTTGTGGCCGGAATTGTTGGGACCAAGAAGTTTCAGTATGATATTTGGGGAGATACAGTAAATGTGGCAGCCCGCATGGAGTCGGGCGGAGAGGTTGGAAAAGTAAATGTTTCACAATCAACTTATGAATTGATTAAGGATAAATTTATTTGCAAGCACAGAGGTGAAGTTGAGGCCAAAAATAAAGGTGCAGTGCATATGTATTTTGTTGATGGTGTCAGAGTTTAAGGTCGCGGGGGATTCTGAAATTTCCGGCTCATGATTGGGTGTTTTTTTTGTTGTGAGTGTATTTTTTTGGTCATTTACAGTGTGCGGTATTTTATTCAAGGCTAAGTCCTATTCTTAAAACGCCCGCCAGCGCATTAGGTAAGTTTGTGTCAAACCCGGCAGGATGAATGATGTATTGCAGGTCAGCCTGTATGAATAGTCGGGGGGTGATGTATTTAATGTAAAACGATTCAATCGTAGTTTCACTCTTTTTGTTATGGGCGCTGAAACCTGCATTTGCTATGGCAATTCCTACGGCATCTTCAGGTTTTCTCCTTGAAAAACCGGAAAATGTGAAACCTGCTCCGGTGTAGCTGTTATGAGCATTTACGCTGGATGTGCTTGTTGCCAGCTGATAAAAGAAATTCAGGGTCCGATGGCTGGTTTTACTTTTCAGTATGGTTAGGTCAGATATTAGGTACAGCCCATAATTCTGATGAGATTTTCTGATATTTATCCCTGAATCTGGTTGAGCTTCTGTTAATCCGGTGTGATAATAATATCCGGTTTTTATGTTTCCCGGTAAGTTCTTGAAATTGGTGCTGAATTGAAATTCTGAAACAAACAGTTTTCCGTCTTCCGGTTGAAGATGCCATCGCAGGTTGAATGTGTTTTGTTCAAATGCAGTCGGGCAGCCATCGTAAACAGCAGCCAGCAGGTTGATGTTGTTGTTTAAGGCAGTTTTTATGGTAATTCCCGGTGCTGTTAATGGGAATAATGGTGCGGGAATGTTATTGGATATAACCGGCGGTATCCCAAATGAGCTATTGATGAATAAACTTCCTGTACTGTTTCCTGCAAATTCTATATTCATATCCTGCAGTCCGATAGTTATCTCAGTTTTCCTGAA
Coding sequences within it:
- a CDS encoding DUF1684 domain-containing protein yields the protein MKTIILTLTVGLFISNHLKAQTDMQTIQQHSQQVENYREMRNEQLINPATTPLTSSQIEKYTGLKYFSVEYKYRIIAQFAPAAAQTKVSMRTTAGGKYELVKYGTATFNYEGKSYALDVFVNNNLPEFQSGSQQLFIPITDLTSGKETSATGRYVPVEAAANGSMVIDFNLAFNPYNAYNSAIYSIIPPDSNNMSMLLDSGERKYEDR
- a CDS encoding tetratricopeptide repeat protein, whose product is MRRLMLTLIYSVLVLFNSAICSSADAQNNDIDSLFRMFELNNGNAIVFDKLDAAITGLFHNDTDKAMKLAGKMLGYARRSKNNYAEVKTMLNIGIAYDLKGNYKSALKQYNAALILAKSYKLKKLEGDIYNNFSITQAVIGNMEESVSNALKAMAIFEAENDSSRMAKIYNNLGSRYSEMGYLDEALSYYQKAALFNEKLNDQKKLAFNYGNIGLLLIEKKQSEKALEFFKKSMILQDTVSDKYNYAIVLHYLSLAYQQLAKFDLALKYEERSFELASEINDDLGKITSLNGLASINAQVGEKRRALQYYQLSAKIAEQIGARYYLINIYESIAAIYAELKLYREAFVFNEKYTDLKDSIMTSEKDKAVQKIKEYENQKTKQEIELLTKDSEIQKLKIRRQKILRNSISAVGILILMLAIGLLHRYRYVRKTRNELSEKNIIIHKEKERSDELLLNILPAETAEELKNSGKSAARHFEQVTVMFTDFKGFTFMAEKLSPQALVDEIDFCFRYFDQIMSKYQVEKIKTIGDAYMCAGGLPIPNTTNPHDVVMAAIEIQQFMEKLRAERKKENKLFFELRIGINTGPVVAGIVGTKKFQYDIWGDTVNVAARMESGGEVGKVNVSQSTYELIKDKFICKHRGEVEAKNKGAVHMYFVDGVRV
- a CDS encoding carbohydrate porin, which gives rise to MKIAQLFLFFICISYTLTCTGSSIISNDSTSSNEPANSISREAIRHKIITTYASVTGDACTNLAGGLKQGTTCLWMLNLNASLETQHAGLWRGGQLFVNMAAINGKSPSENLTGDFQVISNIDGGNHLFLQECWYKQTFRKTEITIGLQDMNIEFAGNSTGSLFINSSFGIPPVISNNIPAPLFPLTAPGITIKTALNNNINLLAAVYDGCPTAFEQNTFNLRWHLQPEDGKLFVSEFQFSTNFKNLPGNIKTGYYYHTGLTEAQPDSGINIRKSHQNYGLYLISDLTILKSKTSHRTLNFFYQLATSTSSVNAHNSYTGAGFTFSGFSRRKPEDAVGIAIANAGFSAHNKKSETTIESFYIKYITPRLFIQADLQYIIHPAGFDTNLPNALAGVLRIGLSLE